One Triplophysa dalaica isolate WHDGS20190420 chromosome 1, ASM1584641v1, whole genome shotgun sequence DNA segment encodes these proteins:
- the kcnj10a gene encoding ATP-sensitive inward rectifier potassium channel 10, whose product MTSSTPPSSRSSSPQKVCHSQTQTDVLKPLLGGGGGSSTGNGPAALRRRRRVLSKDGRSNVRIEHISGRGTLYLRDLWTTFLDMQWRYKLFLFSATFAGTWFIFGVFWYLVALVHGDLLEFDPPSNHTPCVMQVQTLTGAFLFSLESQTTIGYGFRCITEECPFAIILLIVQLVITMVMEIFITGTFLAKVARPKKRGETVKFSQHAVVANHEGRPCLMIRVANMRKSLLLGCQVSGKLLQTSLTKEGETVRLDQRNVSFQVDTSSDSPFLILPLTFYHLIDDNSPLRAWAAKGGGWTDPELADFELLVILSATVEPTSATCQVRTSYLPDEILWGYEFPPVVSLSSSGKYVADFAFFDKVAKTKTPPLFKQPPPHNTQSPHHQGSGGGDQGTDTEKMRLEESYREERGRDRGRVREQLSVRISNV is encoded by the exons ATGACCTCGTCCACGCCGCCGTCCTCCCGTAGCTCCTCCCCACAGAAGGTCTGCCACTCCCAGACGCAGACAGATGTTTTAAAGCCCCTTTTGGGGGGAGGAGGTGGATCTTCTACAGGAAACGGACCAGCAGCGTTAAGGCGTCGTCGGCGGGTGTTGTCTAAAGATGGGCGGAGCAACGTACGCATCGAACACATCAGCGGCCGAGGGACGCTTTACCTCCGCGACCTTTGGACGACCTTTCTGGACATGCAATGGCGATACAAGCTCTTCTTGTTTTCAGCCACGTTTGCTGGCACTTGGTTCATCTTTGGAGTGTTTTGGTACTTGGTGGCACTCGTGCATGGAGATTTGTTAG AGTTTGATCCCCCATCCAACCATACGCCATGTGTGATGCAGGTCCAAACTCTGACAGGAGCATTCCTTTTCTCACTGGAATCACAAACTACGATTGGCTATGGCTTTCGCTGTATCACTGAAGAATGTCCATTCGCCATCATATTGCTTATTGTCCAACTCGTCATCACTATGGTGATGGAAATCTTCATCACTGGAACTTTTCTTGCCAAG GTAGCTCGGCCGAAGAAACGTGGTGAAACTGTGAAGTTCAGTCAGCATGCTGTGGTTGCCAATCATGAGGGGCGACCTTGTCTAATGATCCGTGTAGCTAACATGCGAAAGAGTCTGCTTCTGGGGTGCCAG GTATCAGGTAAGCTGCTGCAGACGTCCCTGACTAAGGAGGGTGAGACTGTGCGTCTGGACCAGAGGAATGTATCATTTCAAGTTGACACGTCAAGTGACAGCCCCTTCCTTATCTTGCCCCTCACCTTCTACCATTTGATAGATGACAACAGTCCATTGCGGGCCTGGGCTGCTAAAG GTGGTGGGTGGACGGACCCAGAGCTGGCTGACTTTGAGCTGTTAGTAATTTTGAGTGCTACAGTGGAGCCCACCTCGGCCACCTGCCAGGTTCGCACCTCTTACCTGCCCGACGAGATCCTTTGGGGCTATGAGTTTCCGCCTGTCGTCTCCCTCTCCTCCTCTGGAAAGTATGTAGCTGATTTTGCATTCTTTGACAAGGTTGCCAAGACCAAGACACCGCCCCTCTTCAAACAACCCCCACCTCATAACACGCAGTCGCCCCATCACCAAGGCAGTGGAGGTGGAGACCAAGGGACAGATACAGAGAAGATGAGATTGGAGGAGAGTTACCGGGAGGAACGGGGACGGGACAGGGGCCGGGTGCGAGAACAGCTTAGCGTCCGCATTAGTAATGTGTAG
- the pnp5a gene encoding purine nucleoside phosphorylase 5a, translating into MFPESTTGYNYEECQATADWLLSQTAVRPLVGIVCGSGMGGLADMLKDQVAFKYSDIPNFPQSTVHGHAGRLVFGTLKGRPCVCMQGRFHLYEGYAIQKITMPMRIFKLLGVETVILTNAAGGLNQDFKVGDIMIIKDHLNMPGFAGNNPLAGPNEERFGVRFPCMSDAYDRELQQLAMDVGSELGYSDFLKEGVYCVLGGPSFETIAECRMLHKLGADAVGMSTVHEVIVARHCGMRVFALSLITNKAVMDYDSEDKANHEEVLQTGKHRAEQLERLVSTILTRLEHNNNYA; encoded by the exons ATGTTTCCTGAGAGCACCACTGG GTACAACTATGAGGAGTGCCAGGCAACCGCTGACTGGCTTTTGTCTCAGACTGCAGTACGCCCTCTGGTGGGCATAGTTTGCGGCTCTGGTATGGGTGGACTGGCTGATATGCTGAAGGACCAGGTGGCCTTTAAGTACAGTGACATCCCAAATTTCCCACAGAGTACAG TGCATGGCCATGCAGGTCGGCTGGTGTTTGGGACTTTAAAGGGGAGGCCGTGTGTCTGCATGCAGGGAAGGTTTCATCTCTATGAGGGATATGCCATCCAGAAG ATCACTATGCCTATGCGAATATTCAAACTGCTGGGTGTGGAGACGGTGATTCTTACCAACGCTGCTGGAGGACTCAACCAGGACTTTAAAGTGGGAGACATCATGATCATCAAAGACCATCTCAACATGCCAGGATTTGCTGGAAATAATCCTCTGGCAGGACCCAATGAAGAGAG GTTTGGTGTGCGTTTTCCCTGCATGTCTGATGCATATGATCGGGAGCTTCAGCAGCTAGCGATGGATGTGGGTTCAGAGCTCGGTTACAGTGACTTTCTAAAAGAGGGTGTGTACTGTGTTCTCGGCGGACCTTCGTTTGAGACCATTGCAGAGTGTCGCATGCTGCACAAACTGGGAGCCGATGCTGTCG GTATGAGCACTGTCCACGAGGTGATCGTAGCACGTCACTGTGGAATGCGGGTCTTCGCTCTGTCTTTAATAACTAATAAGGCTGTGATGGACTACGACAGCGAGGACAAAGCCAATCATGAGGAAGTTCTGCAGACTGGCAAACACAGGGCGGAGCAGCTGGAGAGACTGGTGTCCACTATACTCACCCGGCTAGAGCACAACAACAATTACGCCTAA